The proteins below come from a single Methanolobus chelungpuianus genomic window:
- a CDS encoding MATE family efflux transporter: MKEDTTEGSSGMRTLAGDPKKAILKLGLPMMFAMSIQTIYNLVDTFWVSGLGSDALAAVGFVFPFFFASIALSTGLGVGGGSAISRRLGAKDKQGADNVAVHTMILMLALSLLFAVPLFFFAESILSAIGAGNTLDMAASYGKIIFAGTLFIFFPNVANAILRSEGDTRRAMHAMILGSVLNIILDPILIYSFDMGVAGAAWATVISLAVTAVLMANWLFFRKDTYISFDFRDFSFDRGILRDIFRVGLPASVQQSSMALMMLIMNVIIISVSNTDGVAVYTVGWRVATIAISPLMGISTAVVTMSGFAYGEGSYGKLSSSHIYATKISLLVETAIAALTFVLAPQIAYVFTMSESASHITGDLVIFLRIICLFYPMVSLGMLSSSLFQGIGKGVNALIATILRALIFVPAFAAFFAVYLGHGLAGIWWGIVVGNILGSFFIFTWARMHVGSLLRKEAAFAVAEAA, translated from the coding sequence ATGAAAGAGGACACCACAGAAGGCAGTTCAGGGATGCGGACGCTGGCAGGCGATCCAAAGAAAGCCATTCTCAAGCTGGGCCTGCCTATGATGTTCGCAATGTCCATCCAGACAATATACAACCTGGTTGACACTTTCTGGGTATCGGGCCTGGGTTCCGATGCACTTGCAGCGGTGGGCTTTGTGTTCCCTTTCTTCTTTGCTTCCATAGCCCTCTCCACAGGTCTTGGCGTAGGCGGAGGCTCAGCAATATCCCGCAGGCTTGGTGCGAAAGACAAGCAGGGCGCTGATAACGTGGCAGTGCACACCATGATACTGATGCTTGCACTGTCACTGCTGTTCGCTGTGCCGCTGTTCTTCTTTGCAGAGAGCATCCTGAGTGCCATCGGTGCGGGGAATACCCTGGACATGGCAGCTTCCTACGGGAAGATCATTTTTGCAGGCACTCTGTTCATATTCTTCCCAAACGTTGCAAACGCCATCCTCCGCAGCGAGGGTGACACCAGGCGAGCCATGCATGCGATGATCCTCGGCTCGGTACTCAATATCATACTGGATCCTATCCTGATATACAGCTTTGACATGGGCGTGGCAGGTGCTGCATGGGCAACGGTGATATCCCTTGCCGTGACTGCTGTCCTGATGGCAAACTGGCTGTTCTTCAGGAAGGACACCTATATTTCCTTTGATTTCAGGGACTTCAGCTTTGACAGGGGAATCCTCAGGGACATATTCAGGGTGGGCCTGCCCGCATCGGTACAGCAGTCCTCCATGGCGCTGATGATGCTTATCATGAACGTCATCATAATATCTGTCAGCAACACGGACGGGGTTGCCGTATATACCGTGGGCTGGCGGGTAGCTACCATCGCGATCTCCCCGCTGATGGGAATTTCAACCGCCGTTGTTACCATGAGCGGGTTTGCGTATGGCGAGGGCTCCTATGGGAAGCTGTCCTCTTCTCATATCTATGCCACAAAGATCTCCCTTCTGGTGGAGACCGCGATAGCTGCCCTGACCTTTGTCCTGGCTCCTCAGATAGCCTACGTTTTCACCATGTCGGAGAGCGCCTCCCATATAACCGGCGATCTGGTAATATTCCTGCGGATCATCTGCCTGTTCTATCCTATGGTGTCGCTGGGTATGCTCTCCTCGTCGCTCTTCCAGGGAATAGGCAAGGGTGTCAACGCGCTTATTGCAACTATCCTGCGTGCCCTCATATTCGTGCCTGCCTTTGCGGCCTTCTTTGCAGTGTACCTGGGCCACGGACTTGCAGGTATATGGTGGGGTATTGTGGTCGGCAACATCCTCGGGTCCTTTTTTATCTTCACCTGGGCAAGGATGCACGTTGGATCGCTGCTCAGAAAAGAAGCAGCTTTTGCAGTCGCAGAGGCTGCCTAA
- a CDS encoding DUF11 domain-containing protein, producing the protein MAVRTHIFTTLAILILTALAYPASAYDIQDEDIWIFQGAYTLAAGERAELEGFTVKIYSVDMSEFEPSAIVLIYRNRDFKESFLVDASANSEQVYDDELKIRISGIDSGAVSLETYKQKYERVWITSVPRKSMKAGDILEDGGYRIRVKEVGESGALFSVEGNSGVFEESYRSGDYRKFSEEFMIRAIYINPNTREVFIETFRPGAPALTIDALTDKLAYDSNENISYMLTLTNSGTIPLHGIILSTSSSAGLVKEPQLQHASLDALKMKRFTFPVKAPVTPVTRNMLIRSQVTGYDYKGNAYSGEASVEVQVRPYISIEKKVEAVRKSPEDKSMGTDGHFIITLKLRNTAGSRVAVNVLDELPPSMIPGDMERTEWAVVLDAGATKEIIYNAQPTEPGSFSFGPAVVQWNDSGETYSVESDPVSEIFRIRGSKVVVEKRIDPAYLFTGEMSGISVTLINDGDSRTHVSLSDSIPEGVSLLSGQLGWEGDLEAGASREISYVVKAEEAGSIRLPAAVAECKDEQGNKYSSASEALLIYVDDGLTTASAQAGSTAGTEHTDGNTGRIPDQGNSGLTRTKAAGFLLSAFITMLSLLAIIPGLVYLVIRGGFK; encoded by the coding sequence ATGGCTGTGAGAACGCACATCTTCACGACACTTGCGATCCTGATCCTGACCGCTTTAGCATATCCGGCCAGTGCCTACGATATACAGGACGAGGACATCTGGATATTCCAGGGCGCCTACACGCTTGCTGCCGGAGAGAGGGCGGAACTTGAAGGATTCACGGTGAAGATATATTCTGTGGATATGAGTGAGTTCGAACCTTCTGCCATAGTCCTCATCTACCGCAACAGGGACTTCAAGGAATCTTTTTTAGTTGATGCGTCTGCAAACAGCGAGCAGGTATATGACGATGAACTGAAGATCAGGATATCGGGGATAGATTCAGGAGCAGTCTCACTTGAGACTTACAAGCAGAAGTATGAAAGGGTGTGGATCACAAGCGTGCCCAGGAAATCCATGAAAGCAGGCGACATACTGGAAGACGGCGGTTACCGTATCAGGGTCAAAGAAGTCGGGGAGAGCGGTGCCCTTTTCAGTGTGGAGGGAAATAGCGGTGTCTTTGAGGAAAGCTACCGGTCGGGAGACTACAGGAAATTCTCGGAAGAGTTCATGATCCGTGCCATCTACATCAACCCTAACACCCGGGAGGTTTTTATCGAGACCTTCAGGCCGGGGGCGCCGGCATTGACCATTGATGCACTGACCGATAAGCTGGCCTACGACTCGAACGAGAACATATCGTACATGCTTACCCTTACCAACAGCGGCACCATTCCCTTGCACGGTATCATCCTCAGCACGAGCTCCTCTGCAGGTTTGGTGAAGGAGCCACAGCTCCAGCATGCTTCCCTTGATGCACTGAAGATGAAAAGGTTCACCTTCCCCGTTAAGGCACCTGTGACCCCGGTCACCAGGAACATGCTGATACGGTCACAGGTGACAGGATACGATTACAAAGGTAATGCCTATTCCGGGGAGGCCTCTGTTGAAGTGCAGGTCAGGCCTTACATATCCATTGAGAAGAAAGTGGAGGCTGTCAGGAAATCCCCAGAGGATAAATCGATGGGGACTGATGGCCATTTCATAATAACGCTGAAGCTCAGGAACACCGCAGGGTCGAGGGTGGCAGTGAATGTACTGGATGAGCTGCCGCCATCGATGATCCCCGGGGATATGGAAAGAACTGAATGGGCCGTAGTGCTTGATGCGGGTGCTACAAAAGAGATAATATATAATGCACAGCCAACTGAACCGGGCAGTTTTAGCTTCGGCCCGGCAGTCGTCCAGTGGAACGACTCAGGAGAGACCTACAGTGTGGAATCCGATCCTGTCAGCGAGATCTTCAGGATCAGAGGCTCGAAGGTCGTAGTGGAGAAGAGAATAGATCCAGCTTACCTTTTTACCGGAGAGATGTCCGGGATATCTGTCACTCTCATCAATGACGGAGACAGCAGGACCCATGTGAGCCTTAGTGACAGTATCCCCGAGGGTGTTTCCCTCCTGTCAGGCCAGCTCGGCTGGGAAGGGGACCTCGAGGCAGGTGCATCCAGGGAGATAAGCTATGTTGTAAAGGCGGAAGAGGCGGGAAGCATCAGACTGCCTGCTGCAGTGGCAGAGTGTAAAGATGAACAGGGGAATAAGTACAGTTCTGCTTCAGAGGCCTTGCTGATCTATGTCGATGACGGACTTACCACTGCCAGCGCACAGGCAGGCAGCACCGCAGGTACGGAACATACAGATGGGAACACAGGCCGTATTCCTGATCAGGGGAATTCCGGACTGACGCGCACCAAAGCCGCCGGATTCCTGCTGTCCGCTTTCATCACCATGTTATCACTGCTTGCGATCATACCGGGTCTTGTGTACCTGGTCATAAGAGGAGGATTTAAATGA
- a CDS encoding TIM barrel protein — protein MKELMNLSTYAVELDIFDSDWGKVEGFLARHRLDGLELYVDQSTLTEGIPSRLIQGAHLPYWMGRHRAWVDDKAFSCGIDDSEKIYLFGGLSRDEVVGSFSRAMGNAHSLGAAYGVFHVAYVELEHVFTRSFNCTDRDVMATTAEFLNEAVRSFPNEEPPVRLFFENLWWPGLTFLDPETVTYFTELLDFDNWAFVLDVGHLMAATMQCTREEDAVDTVLEVLSRHSDDLIDRIEGMHFHCSLSGEYMRGGLGMDMPEGFGELPFYDRLGKVMQIVERMDQHMPFTHERCADIVDYVRPDYLTHEFILQDLLSTDHKLSTQRAALASGTYRDLKR, from the coding sequence ATGAAGGAACTTATGAATCTCTCGACCTACGCGGTCGAGCTGGACATATTTGATTCTGACTGGGGCAAGGTCGAGGGTTTCCTGGCAAGGCACCGGCTTGACGGGTTAGAACTGTACGTGGACCAGTCAACCCTTACGGAAGGAATTCCCTCCCGGCTCATTCAGGGTGCTCACCTGCCGTACTGGATGGGGCGCCACAGGGCGTGGGTGGATGATAAGGCTTTCTCCTGCGGGATCGATGATTCTGAGAAAATATATCTTTTCGGCGGTCTCAGCCGCGATGAGGTGGTCGGGAGCTTCAGCAGGGCTATGGGAAATGCGCATTCCCTGGGAGCTGCATATGGTGTCTTCCACGTTGCCTACGTGGAGCTTGAGCATGTATTCACCCGTTCCTTCAACTGCACGGACAGGGATGTTATGGCTACTACAGCGGAATTCCTTAACGAAGCCGTGAGGTCCTTTCCCAATGAGGAACCTCCCGTGCGTCTCTTCTTTGAGAATCTCTGGTGGCCGGGGCTTACTTTCCTGGACCCGGAGACTGTGACTTATTTTACAGAGCTCCTTGATTTCGATAACTGGGCCTTTGTGCTTGATGTCGGGCACCTGATGGCTGCCACCATGCAGTGCACCAGGGAGGAGGATGCGGTGGATACTGTGCTGGAAGTGCTTTCAAGGCACTCAGACGACCTGATCGACCGCATAGAGGGGATGCACTTCCACTGCAGCCTGTCAGGCGAATACATGCGTGGGGGCCTGGGTATGGATATGCCTGAAGGATTCGGAGAGCTTCCTTTCTACGACCGTCTGGGCAAGGTAATGCAGATAGTTGAAAGAATGGACCAGCATATGCCCTTCACCCATGAGCGATGCGCCGATATAGTCGACTACGTCAGGCCTGATTACCTGACACATGAGTTCATACTTCAGGACCTGCTGTCAACGGATCACAAGCTCAGTACGCAGAGGGCTGCTCTTGCCAGTGGGACGTACAGGGATCTAAAGAGATGA
- a CDS encoding ABC transporter permease: MAERTRPYGKIRSIARKETRELMREKTFILSVLIQLFIASFSTFLVIGLTSFYDPTIMGDIEMQGISIAVVGTGDNELYRLLRESKLNTRLYSDLTPAYGDFYEHKVDAIVIAPPGPPEGEEILNVDIYLPKSEIKATLISLQMKEPLEEFEQHVRDIRTQRLPGYSPIEVNINKRGIKTSSTYFEFIYVALLPLLVFTPAFISGGLVIDFITEEFERKTMELLLATPASMMDIVSGKVLVAVAIVPLQAFAWMMLMGANMIVIRNFFSILMVVTLIGAILVLISSMISISFRDRGVSQLLYSMILIFLFMASYLFTNSPLNLVTRLSIGSIGTAESTLWMGIYTLVALALGILTAATVKRKYDNN, translated from the coding sequence TTGGCTGAGCGTACAAGACCTTACGGGAAAATAAGAAGTATCGCCAGGAAGGAAACACGAGAACTGATGCGCGAGAAGACATTCATACTTTCCGTGCTCATCCAGCTTTTCATCGCTTCCTTCTCGACATTCCTTGTCATCGGGCTTACGTCGTTCTACGATCCCACCATCATGGGAGATATAGAGATGCAGGGCATAAGTATTGCAGTTGTGGGAACCGGGGACAACGAGCTCTACAGGCTGCTCCGGGAAAGCAAGCTCAACACCCGGCTCTACAGTGACCTGACACCTGCCTATGGAGACTTCTACGAACACAAGGTTGACGCCATAGTTATCGCTCCCCCCGGCCCTCCTGAGGGAGAGGAGATACTGAATGTTGACATATACCTCCCAAAATCGGAAATAAAGGCCACCCTGATATCGCTCCAGATGAAAGAGCCTCTTGAGGAGTTCGAGCAGCATGTCAGGGACATCAGGACACAGCGCCTGCCGGGGTATTCGCCCATCGAGGTCAATATCAATAAGAGAGGCATAAAGACCTCTTCCACCTATTTCGAATTCATTTACGTGGCCCTGCTTCCTCTGCTGGTGTTCACCCCGGCTTTCATTTCAGGAGGCCTTGTAATTGATTTCATCACCGAGGAGTTCGAGAGGAAGACAATGGAGCTGCTGCTGGCCACCCCGGCGTCCATGATGGATATAGTCAGCGGTAAAGTGCTTGTTGCAGTGGCCATAGTGCCCCTCCAGGCCTTTGCATGGATGATGCTGATGGGTGCAAATATGATAGTCATAAGGAACTTCTTCAGCATACTGATGGTGGTCACACTGATTGGAGCCATACTTGTCCTGATAAGCAGCATGATATCGATCAGCTTCAGGGACAGGGGAGTTTCCCAGCTTCTGTACTCCATGATACTGATCTTTCTTTTCATGGCCTCCTACTTGTTCACGAACTCACCGCTCAACCTTGTGACACGGCTGTCAATAGGCAGTATAGGGACAGCGGAGTCCACCCTGTGGATGGGTATCTATACACTCGTGGCTCTCGCATTGGGTATCCTGACAGCGGCCACCGTGAAAAGGAAATACGATAACAATTAA
- a CDS encoding adenosylcobinamide amidohydrolase: MVKNEDTVCSTDSHPEDPVLSAHKGAVILLETSSGERVYRHDDSLVVTLPLGRSTLTTSWVGGGYREDLQAVFNHHVSRDKHSAKELEGGSIPAYLEIVSRRLGLDPQRSSGLLTAACMENAAISTRSFRGVEVTVIVTAGIDGNGGRVGDPASYYEEDGKFLFIPGTINTILLVGANLPPHTMARALVTASEAKAAALQQLMAPSRYSQGIATGSGTDMSAVIADRTSPCCLTDAGKHSKLGEMIGLCVLEAATRALEMESGITPLSQRDMLLRLERFGVDEAMYWKTASKLEGSNHRTDFLKALREVSRAPSLVGSTSAVLHIMDEISWGLLPETAGRKAAISIMKGLPDMLGCADGVPLDRLLDEKDCIIDNWLRITAWIIKNGKWRGVCGQVPGPEIKEGGPT; the protein is encoded by the coding sequence ATGGTAAAAAATGAGGATACCGTCTGCAGTACAGATAGCCATCCGGAAGATCCTGTGCTTTCTGCCCACAAAGGTGCTGTCATACTGCTGGAAACATCCTCCGGGGAAAGGGTGTACAGGCACGATGATTCACTTGTCGTTACGCTGCCCCTCGGCAGGAGCACTCTCACTACTTCGTGGGTGGGGGGCGGATACAGGGAAGACCTTCAGGCAGTTTTCAATCATCACGTGTCCAGGGATAAGCACTCTGCAAAGGAGCTTGAGGGCGGCAGCATCCCTGCGTACCTGGAGATAGTTTCCCGCAGGCTCGGGCTTGACCCTCAGAGGTCTTCGGGACTGCTGACCGCAGCCTGCATGGAGAATGCCGCAATATCCACGCGCTCTTTCAGAGGAGTCGAGGTCACCGTAATCGTTACTGCGGGGATCGATGGCAATGGCGGAAGGGTGGGCGATCCAGCCTCCTATTATGAGGAGGACGGGAAATTCCTGTTCATCCCGGGCACCATTAACACTATACTGCTGGTAGGTGCGAACCTGCCTCCACATACAATGGCCAGGGCCCTCGTGACAGCAAGCGAGGCAAAAGCCGCAGCCCTGCAGCAGCTTATGGCCCCAAGCCGGTATTCACAGGGAATTGCCACAGGGTCGGGTACCGATATGAGTGCCGTGATCGCCGACAGGACGAGCCCCTGCTGCCTGACGGATGCAGGAAAGCACTCCAAGCTGGGGGAGATGATAGGCCTGTGCGTGCTTGAGGCGGCCACAAGGGCGCTGGAAATGGAGTCAGGAATAACGCCCCTGTCCCAGAGGGATATGCTGCTGCGCCTTGAGCGATTCGGTGTGGATGAGGCCATGTACTGGAAAACGGCATCAAAGCTGGAGGGCAGCAACCACAGAACAGATTTCCTGAAGGCCCTGCGGGAAGTGTCAAGAGCCCCGTCCCTTGTTGGAAGCACGTCTGCTGTCCTGCATATAATGGACGAGATCTCCTGGGGACTGCTGCCTGAAACAGCAGGGAGGAAGGCTGCAATATCGATCATGAAAGGCCTGCCTGACATGCTGGGATGCGCTGACGGAGTTCCCCTGGACCGCCTCCTTGATGAGAAGGATTGCATAATCGACAACTGGTTAAGGATAACTGCATGGATCATCAAGAACGGTAAATGGAGGGGAGTGTGCGGGCAGGTCCCCGGGCCTGAGATAAAAGAAGGGGGCCCGACATGA
- a CDS encoding ABC transporter permease subunit has protein sequence MSGWYTIAKWEFFRSKLKFDTRSTFLLAFSLALVIAASFAAVQTQMSMNQKIYTAASSEPTLRPILESDQRFSYMPLTIYEATQFYMYGADLVIIGNNVYLGDSAKSAAAGSALENTIKEYREAVLTSYDDINNSHPVWVTVHDIERPQNFQLLSSRNATGAMEAVQDTGNKDRGEDYPRGEITQEYLNRGSSFMLPEDISELDDYRGRAFFQKQTLSTPSFFSPPIPFTAILYAFLFIFPIYFVSQFYSTSIMDERTNKKGELVLAAPLLSRDVVIGKTLPYIIVTLLIQAVITVYITGFPADMRTAQSSLLILITIFPVVLLFFALSFFGAILSRSFKELTFTSVFLSVVISGYLFFPAMFANIHAISSISPITLIVRLIEGETVLMNTYLFSTLPFYFVALSAFAFGTYIYREEDLFTQKAVPEKITDCLEMFLSSSYGSVFLLSIIFIPFVYMTQLMLIVMLFNLPAPHSVVIMIILSAMAEELVKSAGIYTILKRKLQPANLKSALRLAALSGTGFFVGEKAVAFLTLAPIASSAFGAVMTMGTLLLVPLALHISTASVSSLVMYRFGTRRYLLSVILATLVHSIYNLFILRGVLLG, from the coding sequence ATGTCCGGATGGTACACTATCGCTAAATGGGAGTTTTTCAGGTCAAAGCTCAAGTTCGATACCAGGTCCACCTTTCTTCTGGCATTCTCTCTTGCACTGGTCATAGCAGCATCCTTTGCAGCCGTACAGACCCAGATGAGTATGAACCAGAAAATATATACCGCAGCATCCAGCGAACCTACACTTCGCCCCATACTTGAAAGTGACCAGAGGTTCAGCTATATGCCCTTAACGATATATGAGGCCACCCAGTTCTACATGTACGGGGCTGATCTTGTCATCATTGGTAACAACGTGTACCTTGGGGACAGTGCCAAGTCTGCAGCAGCCGGAAGCGCACTTGAGAATACCATCAAAGAGTACCGTGAAGCAGTGCTGACCTCCTACGATGACATCAATAACAGCCATCCGGTATGGGTCACGGTCCACGATATCGAGAGACCCCAGAACTTCCAGCTACTGAGCTCCCGGAATGCAACAGGCGCCATGGAGGCAGTGCAGGACACCGGGAACAAGGACCGGGGAGAAGATTATCCCCGGGGCGAGATCACACAGGAATATCTCAACAGGGGCTCCTCGTTCATGCTCCCGGAAGACATCAGCGAGCTGGATGATTACAGGGGCAGGGCCTTCTTCCAGAAGCAGACACTCTCCACTCCATCCTTCTTCTCGCCTCCGATACCCTTCACAGCGATTCTTTACGCTTTCCTGTTCATATTTCCCATCTACTTCGTCTCGCAGTTCTATTCCACAAGCATCATGGACGAGCGTACCAACAAGAAAGGGGAGCTGGTCCTGGCGGCACCGCTCCTGAGCAGGGATGTGGTCATAGGCAAGACACTGCCATACATCATTGTAACTCTTCTCATCCAGGCAGTCATCACCGTGTACATCACGGGATTCCCGGCCGACATGAGGACCGCACAGAGCTCACTGCTGATACTTATAACAATATTCCCCGTCGTTCTCCTGTTCTTCGCACTTTCCTTCTTCGGGGCCATACTCTCAAGGAGCTTTAAGGAGCTGACCTTCACCAGCGTTTTCCTCTCAGTGGTCATTTCAGGATACCTGTTCTTCCCGGCCATGTTTGCGAACATACACGCTATCAGTTCTATTTCACCCATCACGCTCATCGTCCGCCTTATAGAGGGCGAGACCGTGCTGATGAATACTTACCTGTTCTCGACACTGCCATTCTACTTTGTAGCGCTTTCTGCCTTTGCTTTTGGTACATACATCTATCGAGAAGAGGATCTTTTCACCCAGAAGGCGGTCCCGGAGAAGATAACGGACTGCCTGGAAATGTTCCTTTCAAGTTCATACGGCTCTGTGTTCCTGCTGAGCATCATCTTCATCCCCTTCGTATACATGACCCAGCTGATGCTCATCGTCATGCTGTTCAACCTGCCTGCCCCGCATTCGGTCGTTATCATGATAATACTCTCCGCCATGGCAGAGGAGCTGGTCAAGTCGGCCGGGATATACACGATCCTCAAAAGGAAGCTCCAGCCTGCCAACCTGAAAAGTGCCCTCAGGCTCGCGGCCCTCTCTGGCACGGGATTCTTCGTCGGGGAAAAGGCAGTGGCATTCCTTACCCTGGCGCCCATAGCAAGTTCGGCTTTCGGGGCAGTGATGACCATGGGCACTCTCCTGCTCGTGCCCCTGGCACTCCATATCTCCACAGCATCGGTCAGCTCTCTGGTGATGTACAGGTTCGGCACCAGGAGGTACCTGTTGTCGGTGATCCTGGCGACCCTGGTCCACAGCATATACAATCTTTTCATCCTGAGAGGTGTGCTTCTTGGCTGA
- a CDS encoding mechanosensitive ion channel family protein, with amino-acid sequence MRGSCAPGIDVSAVVIGLSAVIGLALGLGMQDSSP; translated from the coding sequence TTGCGAGGTTCATGCGCACCGGGAATTGATGTAAGTGCTGTTGTGATCGGCCTTTCCGCAGTCATAGGGCTGGCACTCGGTCTTGGTATGCAGGATTCCAGCCCGTAG
- a CDS encoding ABC transporter ATP-binding protein, producing MEQKIITVEGLRKEYGDFVAVENLSFSIGKGEIFGIVGPNGAGKTTTLKMLSGLVRPSRGTITMKGLDIGRDAVKIKSFLGFLPEESPLYEGMEVDDYLMFFAELYGVGKDVAGKRINDLLFDLSLNAGGKKIGDLSKGMKRKVAIARSLINDPDILIFDEPASGLDPMTSRYITDYVRSLREAGKTVIFSAHNLYQVESLCDNILILKNGRMVTLGTAARIREEFGKIQYRLEFRVDSAEDYGLAELKKAGDDYVIITNDISIINNTTKWVASKGGDIVEMRTIVPSLEEIFLELMGVELFVD from the coding sequence GTGGAACAGAAGATCATCACAGTGGAAGGACTCAGGAAAGAGTACGGGGATTTCGTTGCGGTCGAGAACCTGAGCTTTTCCATAGGAAAAGGAGAGATATTCGGGATAGTAGGTCCCAACGGTGCAGGGAAGACAACTACATTGAAGATGCTCAGCGGCCTTGTCAGGCCAAGCAGGGGCACCATCACAATGAAGGGGCTGGATATTGGCAGGGATGCCGTTAAGATCAAATCCTTCCTGGGATTCCTTCCGGAAGAGTCACCCCTGTACGAAGGCATGGAAGTGGATGACTACCTTATGTTCTTCGCTGAGCTGTATGGCGTCGGTAAGGATGTAGCCGGGAAGAGGATCAATGATCTGCTCTTCGACCTTTCCCTCAATGCCGGCGGCAAGAAGATAGGTGACCTCTCCAAAGGCATGAAGCGCAAGGTCGCAATAGCCCGCTCGCTGATCAATGACCCCGATATCCTGATCTTCGACGAGCCTGCCTCAGGCCTCGACCCCATGACCTCGCGCTATATTACGGATTACGTGCGTTCCCTCAGGGAGGCAGGCAAGACTGTCATCTTCAGCGCCCATAACCTGTACCAGGTGGAAAGCCTGTGCGACAATATCCTGATACTGAAGAATGGCAGGATGGTCACCCTTGGTACGGCAGCCCGCATCCGCGAGGAATTCGGGAAGATACAGTACCGGCTGGAGTTCAGGGTGGACAGCGCCGAGGACTACGGTCTTGCAGAACTGAAGAAGGCAGGAGATGACTATGTTATAATCACTAATGACATTAGCATTATCAATAACACCACCAAGTGGGTCGCATCCAAAGGCGGGGATATCGTCGAGATGCGCACCATCGTGCCTTCACTGGAAGAGATCTTCCTGGAGCTGATGGGAGTCGAGCTATTCGTTGACTGA
- a CDS encoding MarR family winged helix-turn-helix transcriptional regulator — translation MGSGQFPFLMRLLHRDGISQEILIRELNCDRATGTRAINKLEESGYVLRETDPQDKRAYRICLTDEGRHLGPVIRQMSAIINNIVFDGFSEEEKELFIRMIRRAAFNIAHENDLRKAQK, via the coding sequence ATAGGAAGCGGACAGTTCCCTTTCCTTATGCGCCTGCTCCATCGCGATGGCATCAGTCAGGAGATACTGATACGGGAGCTGAACTGCGACAGGGCCACGGGTACCAGGGCTATCAATAAGCTTGAAGAGAGCGGTTATGTGCTCAGGGAGACGGACCCGCAGGATAAGCGTGCCTACCGCATATGCCTGACTGATGAAGGAAGGCATCTGGGGCCGGTGATCAGGCAGATGTCAGCCATCATTAACAATATAGTGTTCGATGGTTTCAGTGAAGAGGAAAAGGAACTCTTCATCAGGATGATAAGGCGTGCCGCCTTCAATATTGCACACGAGAATGACCTCAGGAAGGCCCAGAAATGA
- a CDS encoding mechanosensitive ion channel family protein, producing MRYGTDIGRAVNVALELIRGHPKVLETPSPAVITTEPADPSVNLQLRAWVNTSDFWPVKNDLTTGIHNTFNREGISIHSRRWMCISRNMRSDNGVNSTSAAAGPAVAARSRAFTCMHFYFYTIAYI from the coding sequence GTGAGATACGGCACGGATATCGGCAGGGCGGTCAATGTTGCCCTTGAGCTGATAAGGGGACACCCGAAAGTGCTCGAAACACCCTCCCCTGCGGTGATCACCACCGAGCCTGCGGACCCGTCTGTAAATCTGCAGCTGCGCGCGTGGGTAAATACCTCCGACTTCTGGCCTGTCAAGAACGACCTGACAACAGGCATCCACAATACTTTCAACAGGGAAGGCATAAGCATTCATTCCCGCAGATGGATGTGTATATCAAGGAACATGCGAAGCGACAATGGAGTTAATAGTACCTCTGCAGCAGCAGGCCCGGCGGTTGCAGCGCGGAGCCGTGCTTTTACTTGTATGCATTTTTATTTTTATACTATTGCTTATATATAG